The Bifidobacterium asteroides genomic interval CTGACCGAGCAACTGGAGGACATCCTGCGACTGGCTTCGGCTGCCTGTTACGGAGGGCAAGGCTTCGGCGAAGGCGGCAAGGGGGCCCGCCCGGCTGCCGAACGCGTCACCGAGCTTGTGGAGTCCATCTGCGCCAGAATCGTAGAAGAGTTGCAGGCGGAGGGCTTGACCAACAGCCCGGAAACCTTCCTGGAATGGCAGCGCCCCTACGTCGAGGCTCACATCTCCAGCGACGATCCGGTTCTGCACAGCATCTGAAAGGAGCCAAAGATGGCAAACGACGAGCAATGTCAGGATGAGGAATCCCTGCGCGAGCGGATCGTCCGCCACGAATGGGAACAGTTCCAGCAGGTCAACAACGAGGGTGGCCCGGCCAACTGTCAGGGCAACTGGCCCATGTTTCACCAGATGCGCCTAAGCCAATTTCTGACATGGCCACATCCCCTGCTGACCAGCTATGCGGACGACCTGGATCAGGCCGACAAAGCGGGACGCAACCTGTTGACCGAGAAGTATGGGCGGATGATGGAGTCCACAGCCCCGGATCTGTACCACAGCAACATCGCCCCCTACCTGCCCAAGCTGGGCCTGGACCGTCAGGAACAGCAGGAGCGCATCATCGACAGGCAAGTGGCCTGGGCCAAGGACTTTCGCGAGCGCTACCCCCGTCTAGGCCAGGAGATGCGGGTCCTACGCACCAGCGAGGACACGCCGGAAGCCACCTCCTTTGAGACTTATCTGCGTGGCGAACTGGGCACCTATTCGGCCCGGACCCTGGACCTTTACCAGTCCATGGTGGACCAGATCGAGGCCCGGGGCGGCAATCTGACCGAGGAAACCATCCTGGCCACAGTGCAGATGAATGGATTTGAGACCCTGGACGAAGCCGAGCAGGCCCAGGACTGACCTCCTGAACCACAATCAGGAGGTTCATCTTTCCAACCAGTCGCGCGGTCGGGTAGAGTTGACGGGTGCAAAAGCTGAAACGGGCGGGCTTTACCGCCGCCTCCTTCGTAGTCATCCTGCTGGTCATGCTCCTTTTAGGCCAAGCCATGACGCCGGACTGGCGAGTGGAACCCTACCGTGACCATCTGCAGGTCTCGACCCGATCCACCGCAGTCGCCTCGAGCCTTGGAACCACGACCCCTGAGGGCACCCACCAAGTCAGGGAACAGAAAATCAGCATAACTCTGGATGGCGGAGTCCACATCCAGGCCATTGTCAGAGAGCCAAGCGACCGAAAGGGCACTGGACCAGCCTGTCTGTTCATCCACGGCGCCGGAACAGGCAAATCCTCCGAAGTATACGGCGACCTGGCTTCAGCTATGGCCTCGGCCGGCATTACCACCCTGGTGCCTGACAAGCGTTTGGACACCTACACCACCTTTCACCGTGATTATCAGGCCATGGCCGCCGACTATGGACGATCCCTTGACCGTCTACGCTCCTGGCCGGGTGTGGATCCAACCAAAGTAGGCCTGTACGCCGAGTCCGAGGGCACCTGGATATCGTCCATCATGACTGCCAAGGACCCCAGCATTGCCTTCTCCATCCTGACATCTCCTCCGGTTTACCCGGGACGGCGGCAGATGGCCATGGCGGCTACCAACTACTTGGATCTGATTGGCGCGCCCAAGGGAATCCGCAACGTTATACCCCGGCTCATAGGCATGGACCTGTCCCTGCTGGGCCTGGAGTACGCCGACTTCCCCTCTCTGCCTTATCTGGACCAGCTGCGCATGCCGGTCATGATCAACTTCGGCACCATGGACTTCTCCATGCCAGTCGAACAGGGGGCGCAGGAGATCATCCGCAGAACTCATGCAAGCGGCAACGACAACGTGACCCTGCGCTACTACCCCACCAACCATCAGATACGCACCGGCAGCCGGCTGGCCAAGGACGGGTTGCCTCTGGAACCCCGCTATACCCATAATCTGGAAGACTGGATCAACGCTGTAGCCTTGGGCACCCAGGCCGATCAATGGTCCACTCCCATGATTGCCGGCAGCCAGCCCCACCAGCTCAATCAAGTACCTGATCGTACTGATTCCGGATTGGTTTCCTCGCTGACCGCCCTGCTGACCTTGATGGCCAGTGGCCCCGTTCTGCTGGTTGCTGCCCTCATAACTGCCCTGATAGGAGCCTTGAACTCACATCTGCGGGCTCGAGGCAATGTCAGACAACGGTCCGGCTTCAGCAAAGGTCTGGCCGGACGGCTTTGGGCACTGGGACTGTTGGCCGCAGGACTGATAACCGCTCTGCTGGCCTATGCCTTCACTGTGGTCCGCCAGGCCTTCGGCCTGGTCCATCTGTCCTCGATGATGACATTCTCCTGGTTCCTACTATCAGGTCTCTGCCTGATGCTCATCCTGCTCTTGGCGAGCACCCTGGCCTCCATCTTCAGCCGGCCTGACGGCAAACCAGCTGTAGTTGGCGCTGGCCACTGGCTGACCCTGACCCTAACCCTGTTGGGGTCACTGACCATCCTTGGCAGCCTGATCTTCTGGAATATCTTGGTCTTTTGAGTCGTGACGAACGCGCTTTGTTGATGCCAGCCAAGTTGATATAGCAGCGACAATCAGCACCAAGCCCAGGCCGGCGAAAATCAATGGAATAATCCGCTGCCAGGGTATGACTAGGGTCAGATCCGTACCGTAACGCAGAAAGACCAATCCTAAAGCCAACATGGTCAGGGCCAAAAGTCCAACCAAGATGCCAAAAATGATGGTAGGCATGCTGGGGCCGCTAGGACGGATCGGCTCCGGCGGCTGCATCCGAACCTGGTATATCGGGGGTGCCTGTGATTCAACGGGCATGACCTTGGTGGTGGGCTCCTGACGATCCAGCGGCTGGCCTCCTTCTGGTTGCTGCATATCAGTCATCTTCCTGATCCTCCCCAAACTGCCATGGATTGTAGCTATAATCCCAATATTCATTGATCGATCCGCTGTAGAGCTGCGCCCGCTTCGGCTGGGTGGCACTCCCCTGGGCTTGCACGGTGACCCGCGCACCGGCCATGAGGTTGGCTTC includes:
- a CDS encoding DUF4125 family protein; protein product: MANDEQCQDEESLRERIVRHEWEQFQQVNNEGGPANCQGNWPMFHQMRLSQFLTWPHPLLTSYADDLDQADKAGRNLLTEKYGRMMESTAPDLYHSNIAPYLPKLGLDRQEQQERIIDRQVAWAKDFRERYPRLGQEMRVLRTSEDTPEATSFETYLRGELGTYSARTLDLYQSMVDQIEARGGNLTEETILATVQMNGFETLDEAEQAQD
- a CDS encoding alpha/beta hydrolase family protein, which translates into the protein MQKLKRAGFTAASFVVILLVMLLLGQAMTPDWRVEPYRDHLQVSTRSTAVASSLGTTTPEGTHQVREQKISITLDGGVHIQAIVREPSDRKGTGPACLFIHGAGTGKSSEVYGDLASAMASAGITTLVPDKRLDTYTTFHRDYQAMAADYGRSLDRLRSWPGVDPTKVGLYAESEGTWISSIMTAKDPSIAFSILTSPPVYPGRRQMAMAATNYLDLIGAPKGIRNVIPRLIGMDLSLLGLEYADFPSLPYLDQLRMPVMINFGTMDFSMPVEQGAQEIIRRTHASGNDNVTLRYYPTNHQIRTGSRLAKDGLPLEPRYTHNLEDWINAVALGTQADQWSTPMIAGSQPHQLNQVPDRTDSGLVSSLTALLTLMASGPVLLVAALITALIGALNSHLRARGNVRQRSGFSKGLAGRLWALGLLAAGLITALLAYAFTVVRQAFGLVHLSSMMTFSWFLLSGLCLMLILLLASTLASIFSRPDGKPAVVGAGHWLTLTLTLLGSLTILGSLIFWNILVF